From the Oryza glaberrima chromosome 5, OglaRS2, whole genome shotgun sequence genome, one window contains:
- the LOC127772655 gene encoding transcription factor WRKY45-1-like, whose product MALTMLSLAAIAGKPTTASAQLVAEGRESAARLYALLVGSSALHGPLDLAEQILLCFDRALAKLHGVDVAGAENDDAAGSGNVRKRKPGRGSAAAASSKRMRVSNGGGNGARIERKATMDDKFLWRKYGQKEIKNSKYPRFYYRCSYKDDHGCTATKQVQQSETADDDTASPVYVITYFGEHTCRHGHDAAAMVADGGEEDQLSPAQMVISFASSGGGGDASVSWPCSGDDAQNNSETSHESSPPEAPAGEEEHLRPCTAAADVPDEPIMESTPPAPELLADLKLMDGCLLDGESLFGMDELVYFHELSAALGLLDRDWGAPV is encoded by the exons ATGGCGCTCACTATGCTTAgtctcgccgccatcgccgggaaGCCCACCACGGCGTCGGCTCAGCTCGTCGCCGAGGGGAGGGAGTCGGCGGCCCGCCTGTATGCGCTGCTGGTCGGCTCGTCGGCGCTCCACGGCCCTCTGGACCTCGCCGAGCAGATCCTCCTCTGCTTCGACCGCGCCCTCGCCAAGCTGCacggcgtcgacgtcgccggaGCTGAgaacgacgacgccgccggcagcggcaacGTCAGGAAGCGCAAGCCGGGGCGTGGCTCGGCTGCCGCAGCGAGCTCCAAAAGGATGAG GGTGAGCAATGGTGGAGGAAATGGAGCAAGAATTGAGAGGAAAGCGACAATGGATGACAAATTTCTGTGGAGGAAGTACGGGCAGAAGGAGATCAAGAACAGCAAATACCCAAGATTCTACTACCGGTGCAGCTACAAGGACGACCATGGCTGCACGGCGACGAAGCAAGTCCAGCAGTCGGAGACGGCGGACGACGACACTGCCTCGCCCGTCTACGTCATCACCTACTTCGGCGAGCACACCTGCCGCCATgggcacgacgccgccgccatggtcgccgacggcggcgaggaggatcaGCTGTCGCCGGCGCAGATGGTCATCAGCTTCGcttccagcggcggcggcggcgatgcttcTGTCTCCTGGCCGtgctccggcgacgacgcccaGAACAACAGCGAGACATCGCATGAATCGAGCCCGCCGGaggcgccggccggcgaggaagaACATCTGCGGCCGTgcacagccgccgccgacgtgcccGATGAACCGATCATGGAGtcaacgccgccggcgccggagcttCTTGCGGATCTGAAACTCATGGATGGGTGCCTCCTTGACGGCGAGAGCTTGTTTGGCATGGATGAACTCGTCTATTTTCATGAGCTCTCAGCTGCTCTCGGTCTACTCGATCGAGACTGGGGCGCGCCAGTGTAG
- the LOC127772657 gene encoding transcription factor WRKY45-2-like produces MHDSYLWRKYGQKEIKNSKHPRLYYRCSYRDDHGCTATKQVQQSEDDDPSLFVVTYFGEHFCGRVADVGGPVVAGDDGEESEELIVISFGSSAAVAAATGGASAAYPWPCCREDAKNSGASQPWSLPDCEEVPPLTANVAEELIEESTPESELMGLISSPDLEYSLLDLELGESSLGIDGFINFDELSVYSIDNAR; encoded by the coding sequence ATGCACGACAGCTACCTGTGGAGGAAGTACGGGCAGAAGGAGATCAAGAACAGCAAGCACCCGAGGCTCTACTACCGGTGCAGCTACAGGGACGACCATGGCTGCACGGCCACGAAGCAGGTCCAGCAGTCGGAGGACGACGACCCCTCCCTCTTCGTCGTCACCTACTTCGGCGAGCACTTTTGCGGCCGGGTGGCCGACGTCGGCGGcccggtcgtcgccggcgacgacggcgaggagtcGGAGGAGCTCATAGTCATCAGCTTCGGttccagcgccgccgtcgccgccgccacgggcggTGCTTCTGCTGCCTATCCCTGGCCGTGCTGCCGCGAGGATGCCAAAAACAGCGGGGCATCGCAGCCGTGGAGCTTGCCGGATTGTGAGGAAGTTCCACCATTGACGGCCAACGTGGCTGAGGAGCTGATCGAGGAGTCGACGCCGGAGTCGGAGCTGATGGGTTTGATTTCGTCGCCTGATCTTGAGTACAGCCTCCTGGACTTGGAGCTCGGTGAGAGCTCGCTCGGCATTGATGGATTCATCAACTTTGATGAGCTCTCGGTCTATTCGATCGATAATGCACGGTGA